One window of the Rhodococcus sovatensis genome contains the following:
- a CDS encoding ABC transporter ATP-binding protein: MSEPSTTKLTPAEFAATAGEHARLAEGALVRADNLVAGYIPGVNILNECNFFLKDGEIVGIIGPNGAGKSTLLKTLFGLIPVREGSVKLRGDNITSAEAHVLVTKGVGYVPQTQNVFPSLTIEENLEMGIYLRPKKFTERFEFVSELFPLLGERKKVKAGALSGGERQMVAMGRALMMEPSVLLLDEPSAGLSPMFQDEVFIRCKKINATGVSIIMVEQNARRCLQICDRGYVLDQGRNAYTDTGTNLMNDPKVIELYLGTLAGSKEKK, from the coding sequence ATGAGCGAACCGAGCACAACGAAACTGACCCCGGCGGAATTCGCCGCTACAGCAGGCGAACACGCGCGTCTCGCCGAAGGCGCACTCGTCCGCGCGGACAACTTGGTGGCGGGGTACATTCCCGGCGTCAACATCCTGAACGAGTGCAACTTCTTTCTGAAGGACGGCGAAATCGTCGGCATCATCGGACCCAACGGTGCCGGAAAGTCGACGTTGCTCAAGACCCTGTTCGGACTGATTCCGGTCCGCGAGGGATCGGTGAAGCTGCGTGGGGACAACATCACGTCCGCCGAGGCACACGTGCTCGTCACCAAAGGCGTCGGATACGTCCCGCAGACGCAGAACGTCTTCCCGTCGCTCACCATCGAAGAGAACCTCGAGATGGGTATCTATCTGCGGCCGAAGAAGTTCACGGAACGATTCGAGTTCGTCAGCGAGCTGTTTCCACTGCTCGGCGAACGCAAGAAGGTCAAAGCGGGTGCACTCTCCGGCGGTGAACGCCAGATGGTCGCCATGGGGCGCGCACTGATGATGGAGCCGTCTGTGCTGCTACTCGACGAGCCGTCAGCAGGTCTGTCGCCGATGTTCCAGGACGAAGTGTTCATCCGCTGCAAGAAAATCAACGCGACCGGTGTCTCCATCATCATGGTCGAGCAGAACGCGCGTCGCTGCCTGCAGATCTGCGACCGCGGATACGTGCTCGACCAAGGCCGGAACGCGTACACCGATACCGGAACCAATCTGATGAACGACCCCAAGGTCATCGAGCTGTACCTCGGCACCCTAGCCGGAAGCAAGGAGAAGAAGTAG
- a CDS encoding ABC transporter ATP-binding protein yields the protein MPSSSTAGPSSKTGHGIKRVLSAEERSTLFAAVPQTPGAPKPDATLVVDGVSRTFGGLKAVDVAHLEIQRGCITGLIGPNGAGKTTLFNLLTGFDRPDTGTWSMDGQSLGKMHPHQVARKGVVRTFQLTKALSKLTVLDNVRLGATGQRGERIFNTLMPWTWKKQEKEITERAYQLLERFKLDTKADDLAGSMSGGQRKLLEMARALMTDPAVVMLDEPMAGVNPALTQSLLGHIKSLRDDGMTVVFVEHDMDVIRDISDWVVVMAQGSVIAESTPEDLSNNGAVVDAYLGSHHDQALEFDENGNPVGATAELAEALEQAEAEELEAGGDLSGPEFVAPADITPAPAKHAKEEDGS from the coding sequence ATGCCTAGTTCGTCAACAGCAGGGCCCAGTTCCAAGACCGGGCACGGCATCAAGCGAGTACTCAGCGCCGAGGAGCGGTCAACGCTTTTCGCCGCCGTCCCACAGACACCGGGCGCGCCCAAACCGGACGCGACTCTCGTCGTCGACGGGGTGTCCCGTACGTTCGGCGGCCTCAAGGCGGTCGATGTCGCCCACCTCGAAATCCAACGTGGCTGCATCACTGGCCTTATCGGCCCCAACGGTGCAGGCAAGACGACGTTGTTCAATCTGCTCACCGGCTTCGACCGACCCGACACCGGGACATGGTCGATGGACGGTCAGTCGCTCGGCAAGATGCATCCCCACCAGGTCGCACGCAAAGGCGTCGTCCGGACGTTTCAGCTCACCAAGGCGCTGTCGAAGTTGACGGTGCTCGACAACGTCCGGCTCGGAGCTACCGGCCAACGCGGCGAGCGGATCTTCAACACGCTGATGCCGTGGACGTGGAAGAAGCAGGAGAAGGAGATCACCGAACGCGCATACCAACTTCTCGAGAGGTTCAAGCTCGACACCAAAGCCGACGATCTCGCGGGATCGATGTCGGGTGGTCAGCGTAAGTTGCTGGAGATGGCGCGTGCATTGATGACAGATCCTGCGGTCGTCATGCTCGACGAGCCGATGGCAGGCGTCAATCCCGCTCTGACTCAAAGCCTTCTGGGCCACATCAAGTCACTGCGCGACGACGGTATGACCGTGGTGTTCGTCGAACATGACATGGACGTCATCCGTGACATCAGCGACTGGGTCGTGGTCATGGCCCAGGGAAGTGTCATCGCCGAGTCCACCCCCGAAGACCTGTCGAACAACGGCGCCGTCGTCGACGCCTACCTCGGCAGCCACCACGACCAGGCGCTCGAATTCGACGAAAACGGCAATCCAGTCGGCGCGACAGCCGAATTGGCCGAAGCACTGGAGCAGGCCGAAGCCGAGGAACTCGAAGCAGGCGGAGACTTGTCCGGGCCGGAATTCGTGGCTCCGGCCGACATCACGCCGGCGCCGGCCAAGCACGCCAAGGAAGAAGACGGCTCATGA